The Bombus fervidus isolate BK054 chromosome 8, iyBomFerv1, whole genome shotgun sequence genome window below encodes:
- the LOC139990380 gene encoding uncharacterized protein produces the protein MFEKKIERFLSFLYISSVITSFISMICMAVLWHYWTFILDVCISIDCGCILYSKNTFSTFVGGKGSLCKFAVFGLVPTAILDLCLAGYHGYRGYIKKDSNAPVRTNNDNSREFEINEPSTVDTRRRQRLTPYQKWMPFVFLAILLSCLSLSHAIIVTDGFYQTCDHYRVMLIQNLGSTGREAEVIHQRLSCGAIFDFMDYLQPNDSTWNRAKPPDSGVVLRLAIVFTWYNFISWTLAFMLYYIMARSKLCFF, from the exons atgttcgaaaagaaaattgagCGATTTCTCAGTTTCCTGTATATCTCCAGTGTAATTACATCGTTTATATCGATGATTTGCATGGCCGTCCTTTGGCATTACTGGACATTCATTTTGGATGTTTGTATTAGCATCGATTGCGGTTGTATATTATACTCTAAAAACACCTTCAGTACTTTTGTGGGGGGTAAAGGAAGCCTTTGCAAATTTGCTGTATTCGGCTTGGTGCCGACGGCTATACTGGATTTATGTCTTGCCGGATATCATGGATATAGAGGTTATATAAAGAAGGATTCAAATGCACCTGTACGAACCAACAATGATAATAGCAG AGAGTTCGAAATCAACGAGCCTTCAACAGTAGATACTAGACGCAGACAAAGACTTACACCGTACCAAAAATGGATGCCTTTTGTCTTTCTTGCGATATTACTTTCCTGTTTATCATTGTCTCATGCAATAATAGTAACCGATGGTTTTTATCAAACTTGCGACCATTACAGGGTTATGCTGATACAAAATTTAGGTTCAACTGGACGCGAAGCCGAG gttaTTCACCAGAGACTTTCCTGCGGAGCAATCTTTGATTTTATGGATTATTTACAGCCGAATGACTCCACCTGGAATCGCGCTAAACCGCCTGACTCTGGTGTCGTTCTTCGATTAGCTATTGTTTTTACTtggtacaattttatttcttggaCGCTCGCCTTCATGTTATACTATATCATGGCGCGTAGCAAATTGTgttttttttga
- the Tti1 gene encoding telo2 interacting protein 1, which produces MERLQIQEAFTILKPLCDSLMKNPDAKSARDIANTLPNISNKVIQNLFEYILFPFIIHLPNNTLSKTIKEELVKTTQAIISRTKISKAKYFCELYSCLLIQIYDKSQQSMVIVGHEELKEAVLSCIKTLIHSCFTDVLEIIYTRENASKIGQGILLSMTIGRFEKSSSLRLNAVETVMALCQVDDESNRFDIILQDQVADIIMLFLPGIVSGLQEIAMGSETQGHKLTMIALRAWGRVLTLVMKDKETYQEDDIPSLSDLIKINNENINPPESFPNMKNQSELEKHLKSATRNKEWFSACATKLNVLIQQLYTLTRHSHYKVREELIENIHLLLTLCPRNMKPNIMLLIEYLISLSEDEFPVVRDKAEEVLTAININFMRDKNMRSLVELLEENFYDLLTKLPRIIRKSDDNDQLSCLNQIAGYLKLLGEQRLPRVMMSAPHVNRLILALVYVSEIDCSNISLLQAINVKDLDDPAYSYGTHLWRRFKFIQTNECEAKVIAICKYLGEFGDLQIVVDTIFGLMFNAPQHRKELILLLNWIIYVPIKDLSILPIYEEIVEFYINPEFWYPPIETNKDIPLRVAQGNVVQCCLLLEGLGLIATNLKRNYDRLLLKTLYIIIERAGSGHSLISFVGTQTLEQIAKSQEHNTVGDLLRANVDYFSYHVSIKLRRVERNPNVLDVVGVVMKYSTMDVLPCLKNIVEDVLLQLNSSFQKRNSYAFLKVFYTFTICIQNLVNSKHVSTVHGQSVDTKTESLKIIQSLSEYYEAKRVDEYIDDMEQSCEIKEEKEEEKIEVEVNEEENEYQADSIEQEEKEKNPPPYIKMIEDVMKHCLHFLPSKEIQKSLIAMLTLQEGLEILANWENQLLPIVHLLWHPLVDRFHDGNVLLINRAWQLLNTLADVSKDFIRSRTLKQVLPALSKFLSDSSKESYNKSSESIYKFTQTYKLQKELLSTLGQITKNLCLHERETFSVLSIAEPYLNKHQNPLLQVCCVQLYKDIADYNSDIVWVKCLSIFNSKIKKIVPDATFDIKDLMIAENISTNEYFKNIHIIMKYIQDKTSDL; this is translated from the exons atGGAACGTCTCCAAATACAAGAAGCATTTACTATATTAAAACCACTTTGTGATTCTTTAATGAAAAATCCAGATGCAAAAAGTGCTCGTGATATTGCTAATACTTTgccaaatatttcaaacaaagttattcagaatttgtttgaatatattttatttcccttTATTATTCATCTACCAAATAACACATTAAg TAAAACTATAAAAGAGGAGTTAGTCAAGACAACACAGGCAATAATATCAagaacaaaaatatcaaaagcaaaATACTTTTGTGAACTATATTCATGccttttaatacaaatttatgaCAAATCGCAACAAAGTATGG TGATTGTTGGACATGAAGAACTCAAAGAAGCAGTACTTTCATGCATTAAAACTTTGATACATTCGTGTTTCACAGATGTTTTAGAAATCATATATACTAGAGAGAATGCTTCTAAAATAGGACAAGGAATATTGTTGTCAATGACAATAGGAAGGTTTGAAAAATCTAGTTCCTTGAG ATTAAATGCTGTTGAAACAGTAATGGCATTATGTCAAGTTGATGACGAATCAAATAGATTTGATATAATATTGCAAGATCAAGTAGctgatattattatgttatttttacCTGGTATTGTCAGTGGTTTACAGGAAATAGCTATGGGAAGTGAAACACAAGGACACAAACTTACAATG ATAGCACTAAGAGCTTGGGGCAGAGTACTAACTCTCGTaatgaaagataaagaaaCATACCAAGAAGATGACATACCATCCTTGAGTGatttaatcaaaataaataatgagaATATTAATCCACCAGAAAGCTTCCcaaatatgaaaaatcaaaGTGAATTAGAGAAACATCTTAAAAGTGCAACAAGAAATAAAGAATGGTTTAGTGCTTGTGCGACTAAACTTAATGTGCTTATCCAacaattatatacattaaCAAGACATTCTCATTATAAAGTTAGGgaagaattaattgaaaatattcatttattgcTTACATTATGCCCCAG GAATATGAAACCAAATATTATGTtactaatagaatatttaatatctctatcggagGATGAATTTCCAGTAGTACGAGATAAAGCTGAAGAAGTACTAACTGCAATCAACATAAATTTCATGCGAGATAAGAATATGAGATCCTTAGTGGAATTGTTAGAAGAAAACTTCTATGATCTGCTTACAAAATTACCTAGGATTATCAGGAAGTCTG atGATAATGATCAGTTATCATGCTTAAATCAAATTGCTGGTTACTTAAAGCTTCTTGGAGAACAAAGATTGCCTCGTGTTATGATGTCAGCACCTCACGTTAACAGACTAATATTGGCTCTTGTATATGTATCTGAAATAGATTGTagtaatatttctcttttgcaAGCGATAAATGTTAAGGATCTTGATGATCCAGCATACTCATATGGAACACATTTGTGGAGACGATTTAAATTCATCCAAACTAATGAATGTGAAGCGAAAGTTATTgcaatatgcaaatatttagGTGAATTTGGAGATCTTCAAATTGTAGTAGATACTATTTTTGGTCTCATGTTCAATGCACCACAACATAGAAAAGAGTTAATCTTATTACTAAACTGGATAATATATG tacCTATTAAggatttatcaattttaccaatttatgaggaaattgttgaattttacataaatcCTGAATTTTGGTACCCACcaattgaaacaaataaagaTATACCTTTACGAGTTGCACAAGGCAATGTAGTACAATGTTGCTTATTATTAGAAGGTTTGGGATTAATAGCTACAAATTTGAAACGCAATTATGATAGACTTCTTcttaaaacattatatattattatagaaagAGCAg GTAGTGGACATAGCCTAATCAGTTTTGTTGGTACTCAAACTCTTGAACAAATTGCAAAATCTCAAGAACATAATACAGTAGGAGATCTTCTACGTGCAAATGTCGACTATTTTTCATATCAtgttagtattaaattacgtaGAGTAGAACGCAATCCTAATGTACTTGATGTTGTTGGAGTTGTCATGAAATATAGCACAATGGATGTGTTACcctgtttgaaaaatattgtcgAGGATGTGCTACTGCAGCTAAATAGTAGTtttcaaaaaagaaattcttatGCTTTCTTAAAAGTTTTTTACACTTTTACAAtatgtatacaaaatttagTAAACTCTAAACACGTGTCAACAGTACACGGACAGAGTGTAGATACCAAAACTGaatctttgaaaattattcaatctTTATCAGAGTATTATGAAGCAAAAAGAGTTGACGAATATATAGATGACATGGAACAATCTTGTGAAATTAAAGaggaaaaggaggaagaaaaaatagaagtaGAAGTGAATGAAGAAGAGAATGAATATCAAGCAGATTCTATAGAACAagaag aaaaagaaaaaaatccaCCACCTTATATTAAAATGATTGAAGATGTAATGAAGCattgtttacattttttaccatctaaagaaatacaaaagtCACTGATTGCAATGCTAACCTTACAAGAGGGTCTTGAGATTTTGGCAAATTGGGAAAATCAACTATTACCCATTGTGCACTTACTTTGGCATCCACTAGTAGATAGATTTCATGATGGAAATGTATTACTAATCAATCGAGCATGGCAATTATTAAATACGCTCGCTGATGTTTCAAAAGATTTTATACGATCTAGAACGCTTAA gcAAGTATTACCTGCACTTTCAAAATTTCTAAGCGATTCCTCTAAAGAAAGCTATAACAAGAGCTCTGAAAGTATCTATAAGTTTACTCAAACTTATAAATTGCAAAAAGAACTACTTTCTACCTTAGGGCAGATAACAAAAAATTTATGTCTTCACGAACGAGAAACATTCAGCGTTTTAAGTATTGCAGAGCCATATCTTAACAAACATCAAAATCCCCTATTACAA gTATGTTGTGTACAGTTGTATAAAGATATTGCGGATTATAATAGTGATATCGTTTGGGTGAAATGTCTTAGcatatttaattctaaaataaaaaaaatcgtcCCGGATGCAACATTTGATATTAAAGACTTGatg ATTGCCGAAAACATTTCAACAAATGAATACttcaaaaatatacatattattatgaaatacatCCAAGATAAGACTTCTGATCTTTAA
- the Sirt1 gene encoding sirtuin 1 isoform X1: MASGSELPEYSSPAKRRKVDGIGYNGVSCVKPDFQDCQTSHDTPNEDLEETYGGDSGFNELSDESKSASISPDATNLMTTPSRIDSTSDDTGCPIDTADEKDEVSSTVSNLSDLSGLSDFSGEGDINYQWRNASSWVQKQMLIGADPRDLLHHLLMDSTQIPDQVDDLTLWKIIINMMSEPPRRQKLKHINTLTDVVRLIRNSNRIIVLTGAGVSVSCGIPDFRSRDGIYSRLAQDFPDLPDPQAMFDINYFGQDPRPFYKFAREIYPGQFKPSPCHRFIKMLDKQQKLLRNYSQNIDTLEQVAGIVNVIECHGSFATASCTRCKYQVKADDIREDIFSQRIPLCPKCRVNTLPPISETNLNENYKDLVTQGIMKPDIVFFGEGLPDAFHDAMAKDKDECDLLIVIGSSLKVRPVALIPSSIPSHVPQILINRESLPHLKFDVELLGDGDIIINQLCHLMENNYKEVCWNDTILKEATQLLPVRHLPDDTWEQSQDTTSNTVLSRDSMETDFKLHDSCSIESQDSLMVHDNVVEQYVENMNARVSPFCNDHTNSMEDKFNLLEESPKRRLGESSVESSPKRMNFGSNCMLDFNLCSSKTENTSESSIDYKFHTVSVESTSKDIGKIYSLEECQVFPRIIEISSESTLLDSTLKPHHCIENRASLKINSDYSTVDPIEIEKMNFKPRQASIDSALDSGVGDSCNSVDSREDKTNKEELKNGRLDQHYWHSKVRKSLAVRLPENSYYQLAPGKYIFPGAEVYSDPEEYDHCSLFINSESSDSDSDSSSVEEEEEDEGEEEEEEDEEDEDEGKEEQVDDGDDEVGEVEKPDLKKEGHKVVGVNKKKDERKEIVKEYGKGETNDKREMDKEGEKEKNQRKAMKREDERRSMNKFQNENILED; encoded by the exons ATGGCGTCAGGCTCGGAGCTGCCAGAATATTCGTCCCCAGCAAAACGACGAAAAGTTGACGGCATCGGTTACAACGGCGTCAGTTGCGTGAAACCTGATTTCCAAGATTGTCAGACGTCGCATGATACCCCCAATGAAGATCTCGAAg AAACATATGGTGGAGATAGTGGATTCAATGAATTAAGCGACGAGTCAAAATCAGCATCTATTTCACCAGATGCTACAAACTTAATGACAACTCCATCACGAATTGACTCAACTAGTGACGACACTGGTTGTCC AATTGACACAGCAGATGAGAAGGATGAAGTATCATCAacagtttcaaatttatctgATTTATCAGGACTCTCTGATTTTTCTGGCGAGGGtgatattaattatcaatGGAGAAATGCATCTTCGTGGGTTCAGAAGCAAATGTTGATAGGTGCTGATCCTCGAGATCTTTTACATCATCTTCTCATGGATTCTACACAAATTCCAGATCAGGTCGATGACCTGACTCTTTGGAAG attataataaatatgatgtCAGAACCACCACGTCgacaaaaattgaaacataTAAATACTTTAACAGATGTTGTTagattaatacgtaatagtaatagaaTAATAGTTCTAACTGGAGCAGGAGTAAGCGTTAGTTGTGGAATTCCTGATTTTAGAAGTAGAGACGGTATTTACTCAAGATTGGCACAAGATTTTCCAGATTTACCAGATCCACAG GCAATGTTTGACATTAACTATTTTGGTCAAGACCCAAGACCATTTTACAAGTTTGCACGAGAAATATATCCTGGACAATTTAAACCTAGTCCTTGTCATAGGTTCATAAAAATGCTTGACAAACAACAGAAACTTTTAAGAAATTACTCGCAAAATATCGATACATTGGAGCAAGTGGCAGGCATCGTAAATGTTATCGAATGTCATG GTTCTTTTGCTACTGCATCGTGTACAAGGTGTAAATATCAAGTGAAAGCTGATGACATTAGAGAAGACATATTTTCCCAGAGGATACCATTGTGTCCAAAATGTCGAGTTAATACTTTGCCTCCCATTTCGGAAACTAATCTTAACGAAAATTATAAag atTTAGTGACACAGGGTATAATGAAACCAGACATTGTTTTCTTTGGCGAAGGACTTCCGGATGCTTTTCACGATGCGATGGCCAAAGATAAAGATGAATGTGATCTTTTAATTGTAATCGGATCGTCATTGAAGGTTCGACCAGTAGCATTAATACCTTCCTCCATTCCGTCTCATGTTCCACAAATTCTCATTAATCGTGAATCGTTGCCACATCTAAAGTTTGATGTTGAACTCTTAGGAGATGGTGACATTATTATAAATCAACTCTGCCACTT aatGGAGAATAACTACAAAGAAGTATGCTGGAACGATACGATCCTTAAAGAAGCAACACAGCTTTTACCGGTGCGTCACTTACCAGATGACACTTGGGAACAAAGTCAAGATACTACATCAAACACTGTGTTGTCTCGAGATAGTATGGAGACTGATTTTAAATTGCACGACTCATGTTCTATTGAAAGTCAAGACAGTCTAATGGTTCATGATAATGTCGTAGAGCAATACGTGGAAAATATGAATGCGCGCGTTTCTCCCTTCTGCAATGATCACACAAATAGTATGGAAGACAAGTTCAACCTGTTGGAGGAAAGTCCAAAGAGAAGATTAGGCGAGTCAAGTGTGGAAAGTAGTCCAAAAAGAATGAATTTTGGCAGCAATTGCATGTTAGATTTTAACTTGTGCTCCTCGAAGACAGAGAATACTTCAGAGAGTTCGAtcgattataaatttcatactgTTTCTGTAGAATCTACATCGAAGGATATCGGGAAAATTTACAGTTTAGAAGAGTGTCAAGTATTTCCAAGGATAATAGAAATCTCTTCGGAAAGTACATTATTAGATTCTACCTTAAAGCCACATCATTGCATCGAAAATAGAGCgtcgttaaaaattaatagcgATTACTCTACGGTGGATcctattgaaattgaaaaaatgaattttaaaccGAGACAAGCTTCTATCGATTCTGCATTAGACTCCGGTGTAGGTGATAGTTGTAACAGTGTAGACAGTCGAGAAGATAAAACTaacaaagaagaattaaaaaatggaagaTTGGATCAGCACTATTGGCATTCTAAAGTACGAAAAAGTCTTGCCGTGAGATTAccag aAAATTCCTATTATCAGTTGGCACCTGGAAAGTATATATTTCCTGGAGCAGAAGTGTATTCAGATCCTGAAGAATATGATCATTGTTCACTTTTCATAAATTCCGAAAGTTCAGATAGCGATAGTGACTCTTCATCtgtggaagaagaagaggaggatgaaggagaggaggaggaagaagaagatgaagaagatgaGGATGAGGGGAAAGAAGAACAAGTGGATGATGGCGACGATGAGGTGGGAGAAGTAGAGAAGccagatttaaaaaaagaaggcCACAAAGTAGTCGGGGTTAATAAGAAGAAGgatgaacgaaaagaaataGTGAAAGAATATGGGAAAGGAGAAACAAACGATAAAAGGGAGATGGATAAGGAAGgggagaaggagaaaaatcaacgaaaagcaATGAAAAGGGAAGATGAAAGGAGAAGCATGAATAAGTTTCAAAACGAGAATATTTTAGAAGACTAA
- the Tim23 gene encoding translocase of inner mitochondrial membrane 23 isoform X2 translates to MIDLRDENVKSTINSGRYGNLNIPVTSQQGLAPLSPYLNFDPAYLPPSQPEYIFPEGAAKRRGRFELAFSQIGAACIIGAGIGGATGLYRGIKATSLADQTGKLRRTQLINHVMKSGSSLANTFGIVSVMYSGFGVLLSWARGTDDSLNTLAAATGTGMLFKSTSGLKKCALGGCVGLAIASVYCLWSNREALQELRHRNVNPA, encoded by the exons ATGATAGATTTACGTGATGAGAATGTTAAAAGTACAATAAACAGTGGAAGATAtggtaatttaaatataccaG TTACGTCACAACAAGGATTAGCACCACTTAGTCCTTATTTAAACTTTGATCCTGCGTATCTTCCTCCAAGTCAGCCAGAATACATATTTCCTGAGGGAGCTGCAAAACGAAGAGGAAGATTTGAATTGGCTTTCAGTCAGATTGGTGCAGCATGTATTATAGGAGCTGGTATTGGCGGTGCAACTGGTTTATATAGAGGAATTAAAGCAACATCATTAGCTGATCAAACTGGCAAGCTTAGAAGAACTCa ATTAATCAACCATGTTATGAAAAGTGGTTCGTCGTTAGCAAACACATTTGGAATAGTGTCTGTAATGTATAGTGGATTTGGTGTGCTGTTATCTTGGGCCAGAGGTACGGATGATTCCTTGAATACTTTAGCAGCAGCAACTGGGACTGGCATGTTATTCAAATCTACAT CTGGCTTGAAAAAATGTGCATTAGGTGGTTGTGTAGGACTGGCAATAGCATCTGTATATTGCTTATGGAGTAATCGGGAAGCCTTACAGGAATTGAGGCATCGCAACGTAAATCCGGCGTAA
- the Sirt1 gene encoding sirtuin 1 isoform X2 has translation MTTPSRIDSTSDDTGCPIDTADEKDEVSSTVSNLSDLSGLSDFSGEGDINYQWRNASSWVQKQMLIGADPRDLLHHLLMDSTQIPDQVDDLTLWKIIINMMSEPPRRQKLKHINTLTDVVRLIRNSNRIIVLTGAGVSVSCGIPDFRSRDGIYSRLAQDFPDLPDPQAMFDINYFGQDPRPFYKFAREIYPGQFKPSPCHRFIKMLDKQQKLLRNYSQNIDTLEQVAGIVNVIECHGSFATASCTRCKYQVKADDIREDIFSQRIPLCPKCRVNTLPPISETNLNENYKDLVTQGIMKPDIVFFGEGLPDAFHDAMAKDKDECDLLIVIGSSLKVRPVALIPSSIPSHVPQILINRESLPHLKFDVELLGDGDIIINQLCHLMENNYKEVCWNDTILKEATQLLPVRHLPDDTWEQSQDTTSNTVLSRDSMETDFKLHDSCSIESQDSLMVHDNVVEQYVENMNARVSPFCNDHTNSMEDKFNLLEESPKRRLGESSVESSPKRMNFGSNCMLDFNLCSSKTENTSESSIDYKFHTVSVESTSKDIGKIYSLEECQVFPRIIEISSESTLLDSTLKPHHCIENRASLKINSDYSTVDPIEIEKMNFKPRQASIDSALDSGVGDSCNSVDSREDKTNKEELKNGRLDQHYWHSKVRKSLAVRLPENSYYQLAPGKYIFPGAEVYSDPEEYDHCSLFINSESSDSDSDSSSVEEEEEDEGEEEEEEDEEDEDEGKEEQVDDGDDEVGEVEKPDLKKEGHKVVGVNKKKDERKEIVKEYGKGETNDKREMDKEGEKEKNQRKAMKREDERRSMNKFQNENILED, from the exons ATGACAACTCCATCACGAATTGACTCAACTAGTGACGACACTGGTTGTCC AATTGACACAGCAGATGAGAAGGATGAAGTATCATCAacagtttcaaatttatctgATTTATCAGGACTCTCTGATTTTTCTGGCGAGGGtgatattaattatcaatGGAGAAATGCATCTTCGTGGGTTCAGAAGCAAATGTTGATAGGTGCTGATCCTCGAGATCTTTTACATCATCTTCTCATGGATTCTACACAAATTCCAGATCAGGTCGATGACCTGACTCTTTGGAAG attataataaatatgatgtCAGAACCACCACGTCgacaaaaattgaaacataTAAATACTTTAACAGATGTTGTTagattaatacgtaatagtaatagaaTAATAGTTCTAACTGGAGCAGGAGTAAGCGTTAGTTGTGGAATTCCTGATTTTAGAAGTAGAGACGGTATTTACTCAAGATTGGCACAAGATTTTCCAGATTTACCAGATCCACAG GCAATGTTTGACATTAACTATTTTGGTCAAGACCCAAGACCATTTTACAAGTTTGCACGAGAAATATATCCTGGACAATTTAAACCTAGTCCTTGTCATAGGTTCATAAAAATGCTTGACAAACAACAGAAACTTTTAAGAAATTACTCGCAAAATATCGATACATTGGAGCAAGTGGCAGGCATCGTAAATGTTATCGAATGTCATG GTTCTTTTGCTACTGCATCGTGTACAAGGTGTAAATATCAAGTGAAAGCTGATGACATTAGAGAAGACATATTTTCCCAGAGGATACCATTGTGTCCAAAATGTCGAGTTAATACTTTGCCTCCCATTTCGGAAACTAATCTTAACGAAAATTATAAag atTTAGTGACACAGGGTATAATGAAACCAGACATTGTTTTCTTTGGCGAAGGACTTCCGGATGCTTTTCACGATGCGATGGCCAAAGATAAAGATGAATGTGATCTTTTAATTGTAATCGGATCGTCATTGAAGGTTCGACCAGTAGCATTAATACCTTCCTCCATTCCGTCTCATGTTCCACAAATTCTCATTAATCGTGAATCGTTGCCACATCTAAAGTTTGATGTTGAACTCTTAGGAGATGGTGACATTATTATAAATCAACTCTGCCACTT aatGGAGAATAACTACAAAGAAGTATGCTGGAACGATACGATCCTTAAAGAAGCAACACAGCTTTTACCGGTGCGTCACTTACCAGATGACACTTGGGAACAAAGTCAAGATACTACATCAAACACTGTGTTGTCTCGAGATAGTATGGAGACTGATTTTAAATTGCACGACTCATGTTCTATTGAAAGTCAAGACAGTCTAATGGTTCATGATAATGTCGTAGAGCAATACGTGGAAAATATGAATGCGCGCGTTTCTCCCTTCTGCAATGATCACACAAATAGTATGGAAGACAAGTTCAACCTGTTGGAGGAAAGTCCAAAGAGAAGATTAGGCGAGTCAAGTGTGGAAAGTAGTCCAAAAAGAATGAATTTTGGCAGCAATTGCATGTTAGATTTTAACTTGTGCTCCTCGAAGACAGAGAATACTTCAGAGAGTTCGAtcgattataaatttcatactgTTTCTGTAGAATCTACATCGAAGGATATCGGGAAAATTTACAGTTTAGAAGAGTGTCAAGTATTTCCAAGGATAATAGAAATCTCTTCGGAAAGTACATTATTAGATTCTACCTTAAAGCCACATCATTGCATCGAAAATAGAGCgtcgttaaaaattaatagcgATTACTCTACGGTGGATcctattgaaattgaaaaaatgaattttaaaccGAGACAAGCTTCTATCGATTCTGCATTAGACTCCGGTGTAGGTGATAGTTGTAACAGTGTAGACAGTCGAGAAGATAAAACTaacaaagaagaattaaaaaatggaagaTTGGATCAGCACTATTGGCATTCTAAAGTACGAAAAAGTCTTGCCGTGAGATTAccag aAAATTCCTATTATCAGTTGGCACCTGGAAAGTATATATTTCCTGGAGCAGAAGTGTATTCAGATCCTGAAGAATATGATCATTGTTCACTTTTCATAAATTCCGAAAGTTCAGATAGCGATAGTGACTCTTCATCtgtggaagaagaagaggaggatgaaggagaggaggaggaagaagaagatgaagaagatgaGGATGAGGGGAAAGAAGAACAAGTGGATGATGGCGACGATGAGGTGGGAGAAGTAGAGAAGccagatttaaaaaaagaaggcCACAAAGTAGTCGGGGTTAATAAGAAGAAGgatgaacgaaaagaaataGTGAAAGAATATGGGAAAGGAGAAACAAACGATAAAAGGGAGATGGATAAGGAAGgggagaaggagaaaaatcaacgaaaagcaATGAAAAGGGAAGATGAAAGGAGAAGCATGAATAAGTTTCAAAACGAGAATATTTTAGAAGACTAA
- the Tim23 gene encoding translocase of inner mitochondrial membrane 23 isoform X1 has product MIDLRDENVKSTINSGRYGNLNIPVTSQQGLAPLSPYLNFDPAYLPPSQPEYIFPEGAAKRRGRFELAFSQIGAACIIGAGIGGATGLYRGIKATSLADQTGKLRRTQLINHVMKSGSSLANTFGIVSVMYSGFGVLLSWARGTDDSLNTLAAATGTGMLFKSTSGLKKCALGGCVGLAIASVYCLWSNREALQELRHRNVNPASK; this is encoded by the exons ATGATAGATTTACGTGATGAGAATGTTAAAAGTACAATAAACAGTGGAAGATAtggtaatttaaatataccaG TTACGTCACAACAAGGATTAGCACCACTTAGTCCTTATTTAAACTTTGATCCTGCGTATCTTCCTCCAAGTCAGCCAGAATACATATTTCCTGAGGGAGCTGCAAAACGAAGAGGAAGATTTGAATTGGCTTTCAGTCAGATTGGTGCAGCATGTATTATAGGAGCTGGTATTGGCGGTGCAACTGGTTTATATAGAGGAATTAAAGCAACATCATTAGCTGATCAAACTGGCAAGCTTAGAAGAACTCa ATTAATCAACCATGTTATGAAAAGTGGTTCGTCGTTAGCAAACACATTTGGAATAGTGTCTGTAATGTATAGTGGATTTGGTGTGCTGTTATCTTGGGCCAGAGGTACGGATGATTCCTTGAATACTTTAGCAGCAGCAACTGGGACTGGCATGTTATTCAAATCTACAT CTGGCTTGAAAAAATGTGCATTAGGTGGTTGTGTAGGACTGGCAATAGCATCTGTATATTGCTTATGGAGTAATCGGGAAGCCTTACAGGAATTGAGGCATCGCAACGTAAATCCGGC ATCTAAATGA